tgggtgcagaagatcatgtagccggtcttttggtgggccagctgtagaccaactccgctcatccagcgctcgatcgtctcaaggttcctcgtagcatggtcgctgacttcctgcgtatctctaccgatgagggtgaaggccacgtcgtcagcaaatccgatgatgtccgcccgcttcccggacaactccacacggagaagatcgtcgtacatgacgttccagagtgttggtcctaaaaccgaaccctgcggaacaccagccgacactggttggaccggaccggacgagaaagagagagatcgcagactggaaagaaagaaggtcacaaaaagaaagagaaaattgctaaaaagagggaaaaaagcagaagaaaaggaagaaagaacgctaaaaagaaagaagacgctaaaagaaagaaaatcaaaggcaagaaggaagcaaacgctaagaagaaagaaaactgctaaagagaaagaaatcgcagatgagatgaatgcagagcactgaaagaaaggaaaaaatcgctaaaccggaagaaaatcgtatgcaagaagaaaaatcacagaaacagaaaattgctgaaaagaaggaaaatcggtgTTTGATGCCAGTTGAAGCTGAATAAATGGCCCGAATTATtcggagaacgagagagagtgagaaaaaagaagagagagaaagagagagagaataattccctacacgacacgaaatggagaagattgcagaaaaggaaaggaaaatcgcttgaatgaaatttaaatgtagacaagaagggagaaaattgccgaagagatagaaaagatcgctggaaatcaaaaaaaatcgcacgaaagaaagaacaaaagtaaaaggctgaaaatgatggagaaatctttaacagaaagaaaatcgcaggcaagaaggaataaaatcgctgaaaagaaaagaaattcgctaagagagggaaaattgctatttatatgtcagttaatgcagaaaaattgcctgtttaactgtatgagaataagaagaattgattttcccaccacaagaaggagtaaaaattcgaaaaaggggaaaggaaaatcgcgaAAGAAAGTATATCGCTATTAGAAAGACGGTTGACGCATaataaattgcttgaataaataggaaagaaagaggcaaggagtaaaaatataattctctacaagacaagaaaaggaaatcacGTTGGAAGAGGGATAATCGCTATTTTATGTGTCAGTTGGAACAGAGTGGGTGACCTGGGTTAatgggggggagagagagagagatagagagagaagaattctctaaagtggtgaaggaagatatttgctttttggatgTTGGTGGATAACGAAAGGgtggtttgtattaaaaaaaatagaaaggaagtgagagcaaaagagagagagagagtagagttCCCtcaagtaaaaaagaaaaattcggGAAGGCGAGGGATGCGTCGTTATGATTGAGTAATATCGGAAAGGGCTTGTGTTCGGAGTATTTTAACCGTGATCAATTAAGTAATAGTAATGATAATGAAGGGGGGATCTATGGTGTGGAAAGCCTGCTATAGATAGGGGGGATAATTTAAGTGATATTTTGATTGGCACAATTATAAAGTCTTATGCTGGGAACActtatatgtttgttaggtGGAAAACGGGCTTGTTGAGAGGGTTAGGTGGACTttagcgggttttgtttgctctttatcaaacaactatttttattttgctaatttgTTAAGTAAGGGTTTTGGATATGGATTTATGGGGAAAAACAATGTTGAGAGAATTGGCGCTAGTTTGAggatttaatagattttggttaaatttgttcaGATTTGAATTCAACGGGACAGTTATTTTAACAGAAAGTGAACTTTCCAAGACGAGAGTGGGAAGGAAGATGGTATTACGGGTGATCTACGGAGCTTGAGATAATACTTCGCTAAGGATGGTGGGGGAGGTAGAAGACGAAAAAATATGTGGTCTACGTTGACGGGTACGGGGGAAATTTGTAACGTAAGGCCACTGATTCAATTAACGCAAGCCGTGGTTCGCAgaaggcgattaaaagaaaaattaaattaattaatcaaataagagaaagcacttccgacgggaataaataaacgaaaatctaactcaaaagccgtcggaagaatgtcgcagaaggcaacttaataaaatcacaattaaaaaacctgttccaacgggcgaattaagaaaacaatcgaaaactaatcaaatgcaaaaagccgtcggaactttgtcgcagaaggcaacttaattaaaCCACCACAGACAATTTTGACGTCGGGGGATTTTAAGAGATACTTCAAAActaatttaacacaaaacccgacggcaattgtcgcagaaggcaacttaattaaaagcaCGGCAATCAGAATCACTATCACAATTATCACGGCGGCAAAACCCACGGCACTGAATCAACTCTAGCGAGACTGGGGCTTCTATGCAAGACTGTCGAAATAccggaagtttaattgtagaaGACAATTAATCAAGATTCCCTCTGGTAATCGACAGACACGGAGGCCTCCCACTTCACTACACAAATGACACTGCACCGTAACGCCACTGATTCAATTAACGCAAGCCGTGGTTCGCAgaaggcgattaaaagaaagaatttaattaatattcaaataagaaaaagcaCTTCCGACGGGAATTTAAAAAGATAAGTCTGGctcaaaagccgtcggaagaatgtcgcagaaggcaacttaataaaatcacaattaaaaaacctgttccgacgggcgaattaagaaactatcgaaaactaatcaaatgcaaaaagccgtcggaacattgtcgcagaaggcaacttaataaaaaccaCCACATAAAATTTTTGCCGTCGGGGGATTTTAATAGacacttcaaaattattttaacacaaaacccgacggcaattgtcgcagaaggcaacttaaatAAAAGCACGGCAATCAAATCACTATCAAAATTATCACGGCGGCAAAACACACGGCACTGAATCAACACTAGCGGGACTGGATTGGCAGAAGGCCGTTCCAAATTTGGCCTCTACGCAAGACTATCGTAAAAccggaagtttaattgtagaaGACAATTAATCAAAATTCCCTGAGGTAATCAACAGACACGGAGGCCTCCCACTTCACTACACTAATGACACTGCACTGTAAAGCCACTGATTCAATTAACGCAAGCCGTGGTTCGCAgaaggcgattaaaagaaaagtataatttatttatcaaacagGAGAAAGCACTTCCGGTGGGaatgaataaaagaaaaatctaactcaaaagccgtcggaagaatgtcgcagaaggcaacttaataaaaatcacaattaaaaaacctgttccaacgggcgaataaagaaaacaatcgaaaactaatcaaatgcaaaagccgtcggaactttgtcgcagaaggcaacttaataaaaaccaccacataaaattttgccgtcgggggattttaatagacacttcggcatttggctacctttttttttttttttttttgtttacggggagggaaccttcaaaaggtacaccgtcacgggggcatgtcacggcatgacagtgctccccgatctgggttatgtgggattcaccgtgacaccaggcccgagaagcggacttggcaaccggtgggacctcactaaaccactcctcgacctgatccgacccctgccgatgcgctgaagtgcgaagtactccatgtagggacgtgtgtgctgtgcacccttgctgttgttgtcgtcctagttgtctgtgctgctgctgctgcttcgcgtcttccttctgccagtgctgctccaatccgctcgtccgttgccgtaactaccgggtgggtttttgctcaagcaaaggccctggttactcgtcgctgccgctgctgcatccaaatttggtgtcctatgttgtggaaaagaggaagttattagtgcccagcttgctctctcgtccgctgtcgatgttgtcgccgtcgtcttgccgttggcggactctcctcattccacctcagttgaagtgttttgaagatcgtccgagcggcagttcgaaccgcctcccatgtactgctgcttgcacacatttccgccgctagattgttcatcgtgaggcgggtgtggcactgctgttgcatctcctgctgtgcccgagcgaaccgtggacagtgaaacatgacatgctcgacatcctccacggtgttttcacacaccgggcagtttggcgagccgtccaggatgcctttgtcgacgaagtagctccggagaaatccatgacctgtaaatagttgggaaacgtaaaagtcaacttctccgtgcttgcgattcacccaggacataatgtctgggatcattctcctcgtcttcaaacccggcgctctctgttgttctgctccagctgtccactgttgctgccagcgtctcagcgtctcctcacgctgccgttctcgtattcccggtgctggaccgccccgcgctgccttctcgtcgtggcagcgtatgtcctcctctaggagaagaactaacgggatggtactagcaaccacacaggcggcgtcgtatgaggtcgtctgaaaggcgctggcaactcgaagcacccctgtccgatgcgttctctggatcgtggtgcgatggatctccttttgaagaagtgaccgTCCCCACGTCGGTGCCGCATAGCGTACGATGCTGTTCCCTACGTTGACCAGcggtctccttctgctgctcttcggtccacatttgttcggcatcaaggcggtcagggcattcgttattcgagatgccttggtgcacaccttctccagatgccggccgtggtgctgtttgcggcagagttcgacccctaggtacttgagcgattcctccgagttaatcgtgtgcccacccgcagtcagttggcctatctgcgggttgtgatgggtgcagaagatcatgtagccggtcttttggtgggccagctgtagaccaactccgctcatccagcgctcgatcgtctcaaggttcctcgtagcatggtcgctgacttcctgcgtatctctaccgatgagggtgaaggccacgtcgtcagcaaatccgatgatgtccgcccgcttcccggacaactccacacggagaagatcgtcgtacatgacgttccagagtgttggtcctaaaaccgaaccctgcggaacaccagccgacactggttggaccggaccggacgagaaagagagagatcgcagactggaaagaaagaaggtcacaaaaagaaagagaaaattgctaaaaagggggaaaaagcagaagaaaaggaagaaagaacgctaaaaagaaagaagtctgtagaaaatgcatgaaatattaattattacacgaaatatggtaaaggaacaacactataagcagatagtataaattgacgcacacgaacgaacttagaagtgaattaaggggaaagtgacttgaccaatggatgaactatgtaatcgaataggatgaacttgtaaccggaccagtgaataagagtatgaaattgtaagtcgagcgcgcaacactacaactctttaacgtccgtctgatatcacaaaaatcactcccaaccagtgataatattctacatttttggtccttcgaaccggatctggTGAAGTCGGTTTAGTGATTTCGGAAAAAATTCACTACGTTAATTACCGTACACAGTGACGTGAATCAtctctgtgtttgtgaggaAACGAACAGTTCGCTGTCTTGCTCCGCATATTGGCGCGAATTGCTGTGAAAGGTCATTACGTGCACGTGAACCCTTgtatgttcgtttgttttctcgtgagttgtgttgcgatttattcaaatcgaCTTACTGGAGTGAAAGTTGTTGTTACGCATCAACTTAAGGCAACAGGCAAAGCTTAGCGTCCCGCGTAGCTTAGCTTCATCGGAAATCTACGCCATTGCGAAGCGTGGTTCCATTTTAACGGCCATCACTCCTATCGTATTCTAAcgaaacttgcatgcaacgcagcaggttgtgaacaatttcgaatcaaattcaaagtgaaCGTTACATCGTCTGTATTAAGTGTTAGTGAAGTGCAGAACATTGAACTTTGTTcattttacgtgtgtgttagtgaagcaacgtagaaaatggagaagaaaatcaaagccgcgcaattaaaaaagcgccaagcgcaaatgcttgtgaagaacattgaacaatttaaaaacgattataGTGAAAGTGATGTGGGTGAAATACCAGTGTGCTTGGATCAGCTAGAACGGCATGTTCAAGATTATTTGAACGCGGTAGCAAAactggaggaattggaagaatctcccgaagcgttagaagctttgctgcaagagcgatgtgaaatggacagtgtgtaccgaaaggtgaaaggatttttgttgcaaaagcaaCCGTGTGAAGCCAATCCTCTCAACGCGTCGATTTTGCAAGCCAATTCTAGCCTGAACTCAACGGGTAATTTCGGATCAATTAATGTGCGGTTACCGAAAATCGATCTCCCCACGTTCGACGGTGATACGACGAAGTGGCTCACGTTTCGTGATCGCTTCGTGGCAATGATCGATTCGTCAGCAGATATACCTTCGATACTGAAACTTCAGTATCTGTTGTCATCATTGAAGAGTGAGGCGGCGCTGCTGTTCGAGCATACCACATTGACCGCGGACAACTATGCGACCACCTGGGCCGCGCTGCTGAAACGGTATGATAACCCGCGCATGTTAGTCCGTGATTATTATCGAACATTGCATCACCTTCCCGCGATGCATGAAGGATCtgtggatgaattggcgcagctTGTGGACGAgttcacgcggcacgtgaacggtTTAAGAAAGCTGAAGGAACCGGTTGACAACTGGGACACTCCCCTCACCACATTGCTGTTCTTCAAATTGGATTCATCAACCATCctagcttgggaaaagcattcatcgGCCAGCCCCAAGGATAAGTATTCAGATCTAATCGATTTCCTGCAGGATAGAATCCGAATCCTTCGTTCGTCCCAAACGTTAGCGAAGATATCtgaatcgaaacaaacgccggtggcctgtggagaaagaagaatgggaggaaaggTTAGATACGTGAGCAATTCAGTGTCAACGCGGAAGCCAGCTAGCAGCACATCCTACGCATCCTGTCCATTAGAGTGTGCAGAGCCACACCATCTACGAAGCTGCCCGAAGTTCTGCAAAGGAGACGTAAAGTTCCGGCGTGAAGTGATTGCGAAGCATAAACTAtgcttcaactgtttgaaCCCGAATCATCAGGTACGGTCGTGCAATTCCGTCTTCCGTTGCAACAAGTGCAACGCACGTCATCACAGCATGTTGCACGACGATTCACCGCCACAGGTAACCATGAACGTAGGTTCGAGCAATGAAATTGTGGTTCTCGAAACGGTGGTTCTCTGGTTAGTCGATGACCATGGCATTCGGCATGAAGCACGAGCGTTGTTGGATTCAGGATCCATGTGCAATATCGTGTCCGAATCCCTAGCGCGGAAGCTGCTGACACGTCGTACAAAGATCAACGTTGCATTGACAGGTATCGGTGAGGGTGTTCAGCAAGCCAAGGGTTCGATCATCGCAACGGTGCAGTCAAAGTCAGCGCCATTTTCGTCGCCACTTGAGTTCCTGATAGTGAACTCCCCTTGTGCTGAGATACCGACTGCCCCAATCGATGTTGCTGGTTGGAAATTCCCTGACGTTCCGTTGGCTGATCCTGCCTTTAACCTTCCTTCAAGAGTTGATGTGATCATTGGGAGTGACGCATATTGGGAATGGCATACCGGAAAGAAGCAGTTACTGGTCAAAGGCGGTCCTTGGTTGGTTGAGACTCCGTTTGGGTGGACAGTTGCTGGGAATACTTCCCACATTTCAGTCGCTAGTCCTGTTTCGTGCCACTCAATTAGGAGCCATGAGTCTCTCGATACATTGCTGCAACGGTTTTGGGAGAACGAGACCAATCTAGAGGGACCCGCTCTCTCGCTTGAGGAAGATGCTTGTGAGAAGCATTATGCTGCCACTACAACGCGTGATCACCATGGTCGTTACATCGTTTGTCTGCCTCGTAATCCCAGAGCAGATATAGTATTGGGTTCATCAAAGGAGATTGCGGATCGACGACTGATGGCTGTGGAGCGGCGATTGAAGATCAACCCTGAAATGGAGATGGAATATAAGCGTTTCATGCAAGAGTACGAGGAACTTGGTCACATGCGAAAACTTACCGAACCAGTGGATGATAGTGTTCCGCATTGTTATATTCCTCAccatgcggtggtgaaggaATCGAGTACATCCACAAAAGTACGGGTCGTGTTTGACGCGTCCTGTAAAACGAGCTCGGGATACTCCTTAAACGATACGTTACTAGTTGGCCCAATTGTCCAGGAAGATCTACTAACGATTATATTGCGATTCAGGTCCTACGCAATCGCATTAGTGGCcgatgtggaaaaaatgtaccggcaaattctccacaacatcatcgatcggAATCTGCTACGTATCAGGTACCGAAAGAGCCCCCTGGATCCGATATCGACCtacgagctgaataccgtTACTTACGGCACGGCGTCAGCTCCATTCCTCGCCACTAGAACGCTCCAGCAGGTTGCGCATGACCACAAAGATCAATTCCCGAAGGCAGTTGATCCCGTGTTACGTGATTTTTACGTCGACGATCTACTAACAGGAGCGACTGACCTTAACGAAGCAGTAGAAGTGCGAAAGCAAATCACCGCAATGCtcgattcagctggtttcgcattgaaaaagtgggcaTCTAACGTTCCAGAATCGCTTCTAGATGTCCCACGTGAAGATCTTGCGATTCAATCAATGCACGAGTGGAAGGATGGTCAAGCTGTTTCGACGCTGGGGCTGGTTTGGGAACCCGCCAacgattcgttttccttcaaggttggccttccacaaccagctgaagtattaacgagaagcttgatcttgtcgtacacggcaagcatattcgacccacttggtttgttgggtccgacaatcatcatcgcgaaagtctttctacaacgtttgtggagtttgaaggagaatggaaaggcttgggattgggaacgtgcactgcccggtgagcttcaACAAGAGTGGAGAAGCTTTCATTCAACGTTATATTCGCTACGCGAATTAAGAGTGCCACGTTTTATCTCCCAACCTACAACGGTCAGCTTGCAATTGCACGTCTTCGCTGATGCGTCACAAAGTGCATATGGTGCGTGCTGTTATGTACGCGCAGA
The sequence above is drawn from the Anopheles stephensi strain Indian unplaced genomic scaffold, UCI_ANSTEP_V1.0 ucontig397, whole genome shotgun sequence genome and encodes:
- the LOC118516819 gene encoding uncharacterized protein LOC118516819 — its product is MIDSSADIPSILKLQYLLSSLKSEAALLFEHTTLTADNYATTWAALLKRYDNPRMLVRDYYRTLHHLPAMHEGSVDELAQLVDEFTRHVNGLRKLKEPVDNWDTPLTTLLFFKLDSSTILAWEKHSSASPKDKYSDLIDFLQDRIRILRSSQTLAKISESKQTPVVRSCNSVFRCNKCNARHHSMLHDDSPPQVTMNVGSSNEIVVLETVVLWLVDDHGIRHEARALLDSGSMCNIVSESLARKLLTRRTKINVALTGIGEGVQQAKGSIIATVQSKSAPFSSPLEFLIVNSPCAEIPTAPIDVAGWKFPDVPLADPAFNLPSRVDVIIGSDAYWEWHTGKKQLLVKGGPWSHESLDTLLQRFWENETNLEGPALSLEEDACEKHYAATTTRDHHGRYIVCLPRNPRADIVLGSSKEIADRRLMAVERRLKINPEMEMEYKRFMQEYEELGHMRKLTEPVDDSVPHCYIPHHAVVKESSTSTKVRVVFDASCKTSSGYSLNDTLLVGPIVQEDLLTIILRFRSYAIALVADVEKMYRQILHNIIDRNLLRIRYRKSPLDPISTYELNTVTYGTASAPFLATRTLQQVAHDHKDQFPKAVDPVLRDFYVDDLLTGATDLNEAVEVRKQITAMLDSAGFALKKWASNVPESLLDVPREDLAIQSMHEWKDGQAVSTLGLVWEPANDSFSFKVGIVRRTISNPTVPEGESNVTGIYDGLLLDRFNDGNVLAGFSTTSMETICRQPSGADTGRNADS